One stretch of Nocardioides perillae DNA includes these proteins:
- the pafA gene encoding Pup--protein ligase: protein MDRRIFGIENEYGVTCTFRGQRRLSPDEVARYLFRKVVSWGRSSNVFLRNGARLYLDVGSHPEYATPECDDVVELVTHDKAGERVLEGLLLDAEQRLHEEGIAGDIYLFKNNTDSAGNSYGCHENYLVTRQGEFSRLADVLIPFLVTRQVIVGAGKVTQTPRGATYSVSQRAEHIWEGVSSATTRSRPIINTRDEPHADAEKYRRLHVIVGDSNMSETTTLLKVASCDLVLRMIEEGVVMRDLTMENPIRAIREISHDMTGRRKVRLANGREASALDIQLEYLTRARDFVDRREISTPTIARALDLWERTLKAVESDDLSLVDREIDWVIKWKLIEQYRSRQGLPLGHPRIAQLDLAYHDIHRGRGLYYLLEKRGKVERVTQDLKVFEAKSVPPQTTRARLRGEFIRKAQERRRDFTVDWVHLKLNDQAQRTVLCKDPFRAHDERVQRLVDGM from the coding sequence GCAGCAGCAACGTCTTCCTCCGCAACGGCGCGCGGCTCTACCTCGACGTGGGCTCGCACCCCGAGTACGCCACCCCCGAGTGCGACGACGTCGTCGAGCTCGTCACCCACGACAAGGCGGGGGAGCGGGTGCTCGAGGGCCTGCTGCTCGATGCCGAGCAGCGCCTCCACGAGGAGGGCATCGCGGGCGACATCTACCTGTTCAAGAACAACACCGACTCGGCCGGCAACTCCTACGGCTGCCACGAGAACTACCTGGTCACGCGGCAGGGGGAGTTCAGCCGGCTCGCCGACGTCCTCATCCCGTTCCTCGTCACCCGGCAGGTGATCGTCGGGGCCGGCAAGGTCACGCAGACGCCGCGGGGCGCGACGTACTCCGTCTCGCAGCGCGCCGAGCACATCTGGGAAGGCGTCTCGAGCGCCACCACCCGCAGCCGGCCCATCATCAACACCCGCGACGAGCCGCACGCCGACGCCGAGAAGTACCGCCGGCTGCACGTCATCGTCGGCGACTCCAACATGAGCGAGACGACGACGCTGCTCAAGGTCGCCAGCTGCGACCTGGTGCTGCGGATGATCGAGGAGGGCGTGGTGATGCGCGACCTCACGATGGAGAACCCCATTCGCGCCATCCGCGAGATCTCCCACGACATGACCGGCCGGCGCAAGGTGCGCCTCGCCAACGGCCGCGAGGCCAGCGCGCTCGACATCCAGCTCGAGTACCTCACCCGCGCCCGCGACTTCGTCGACCGCCGCGAGATCTCCACGCCCACCATCGCCCGCGCACTCGACCTGTGGGAGCGCACGCTCAAGGCGGTGGAGTCCGACGACCTGTCGCTGGTCGACCGCGAGATCGACTGGGTCATCAAGTGGAAGCTCATCGAGCAGTACCGCTCGCGCCAGGGGCTGCCGCTGGGCCACCCCCGCATCGCCCAGCTCGACCTGGCCTACCACGACATCCACCGCGGCCGGGGGCTCTACTACCTGCTCGAGAAGCGCGGCAAGGTGGAGCGGGTGACCCAGGACCTGAAGGTGTTCGAGGCCAAGTCGGTGCCGCCGCAGACCACCCGGGCCCGGCTGCGCGGCGAGTTCATCCGCAAGGCCCAGGAGCGGCGTCGCGACTTCACCGTCGACTGGGTGCACCTCAAGCTCAACGACCAGGCGCAGCGCACCGTGCTGTGCAAGGACCCGTTCCGCGCCCACGACGAGCGCGTGCAGCGGCTCGTGGACGGCATGTAG
- a CDS encoding SDR family oxidoreductase, with amino-acid sequence MDTPITSHAHTHHRVAVVGGHGQVARHLLHDLRRSDHQAVALVRRESYRDELEHRGAEVRLLELEQQGVDDYAAAFEGCTAVVFAAGGGPDGSIERKRTVDLEGSLKSVEAATRVGAHRFVQISAMGVDDPLPDDTEDVWRAYVEAKRDADAALRASDLAWTIIRPGRLTDDPATDRVALGERLDRGEVPRADVAAVVAAVLGDTRTVGRQWDLVAGDRSVPAAVTAALG; translated from the coding sequence ATGGACACCCCCATCACCTCCCACGCCCACACCCACCACCGAGTGGCCGTCGTCGGCGGCCACGGCCAGGTGGCGCGGCACCTGCTGCACGACCTGCGCCGCTCGGACCACCAGGCCGTCGCGCTCGTGCGGCGCGAGTCCTACCGCGACGAGCTCGAGCACCGCGGCGCCGAGGTGCGGCTGCTCGAACTCGAGCAGCAGGGCGTCGACGACTACGCCGCCGCTTTCGAGGGCTGCACCGCCGTGGTGTTCGCCGCCGGCGGCGGCCCCGACGGCAGCATCGAGCGCAAGCGCACGGTCGACCTCGAGGGCTCGCTGAAGTCCGTGGAAGCCGCGACCCGGGTCGGCGCTCACCGCTTCGTGCAGATCTCGGCCATGGGCGTCGACGACCCGCTGCCGGACGACACCGAGGACGTCTGGCGCGCCTACGTCGAGGCCAAGCGCGACGCCGACGCGGCGCTGCGCGCCTCCGACCTCGCGTGGACGATCATCCGTCCCGGCCGGCTCACCGACGACCCCGCGACCGACCGGGTGGCGCTCGGCGAGCGCCTCGACCGGGGCGAGGTGCCGCGGGCCGACGTGGCCGCGGTCGTCGCCGCGGTGCTCGGCGACACCCGCACGGTCGGGCGGCAGTGGGACCTCGTCGCGGGCGACCGCAGCGTCCCCGCCGCGGTCACCGCCGCCCTCGGCTGA
- a CDS encoding FKBP-type peptidyl-prolyl cis-trans isomerase, producing MLRLPARRAARPAALLLSLGLLVPTLAACGSDDGDAAAGGGAGLDSIEVTGEVGEGIEVAYDGTVAVDETVSEVLVEGEGDPLEAGENALAHIYVGNGETEEQALTTYEGDQPQLVPVAAEGFITSISDSLEDVPVGSRVLIAAPPAEAFGPQGNPQIDIGTADTVVFVVDVVDSVLTAPEGEQVEPRGQVPTLVTGEGTDVTALEFPRGLEATGDLETTTLIEGEGPEVTAESTVVVDYLGQVLGKDAPFDESYSRTPTALPVAQFVQGWQQALPGVTVGSRVVLEVPPALGYGAQGNPQAGIGGKDTMFFVVDVLGATNTK from the coding sequence GTGCTCCGTCTGCCTGCGCGCCGTGCTGCGCGCCCCGCCGCCCTTCTGCTCTCCCTCGGCCTGCTCGTGCCGACGCTGGCCGCCTGCGGCTCCGACGACGGCGACGCCGCGGCCGGCGGCGGCGCCGGCCTGGACTCGATCGAGGTCACCGGCGAGGTCGGTGAGGGCATCGAGGTCGCCTACGACGGCACGGTCGCGGTCGACGAGACCGTCAGCGAGGTCCTCGTCGAGGGCGAGGGCGACCCGCTCGAGGCCGGCGAGAACGCCCTGGCCCACATCTACGTCGGCAACGGCGAGACCGAGGAGCAGGCGCTCACGACCTACGAGGGCGACCAGCCGCAGCTCGTGCCCGTGGCCGCGGAGGGCTTCATCACCTCCATCTCCGACTCGCTCGAGGACGTGCCCGTCGGCTCCCGCGTGCTGATCGCCGCCCCGCCGGCGGAGGCCTTCGGCCCGCAGGGCAACCCGCAGATCGACATCGGCACCGCCGACACCGTCGTCTTCGTCGTCGACGTCGTCGACTCCGTGCTCACCGCCCCCGAGGGCGAGCAGGTCGAGCCGCGGGGCCAGGTGCCGACCCTCGTGACCGGCGAGGGCACCGACGTCACCGCGCTGGAGTTCCCGCGGGGCCTCGAGGCGACCGGCGACCTCGAGACGACCACGCTGATCGAGGGCGAGGGCCCCGAGGTGACCGCGGAGTCGACGGTGGTCGTGGACTACCTCGGCCAGGTCCTCGGCAAGGACGCGCCGTTCGACGAGTCCTACTCGCGCACCCCCACCGCCCTGCCCGTCGCGCAGTTCGTGCAGGGCTGGCAGCAGGCGCTGCCGGGCGTGACCGTCGGCAGCCGCGTCGTGCTCGAGGTGCCGCCGGCCCTGGGCTACGGTGCGCAGGGCAACCCGCAGGCCGGCATCGGCGGCAAGGACACCATGTTCTTCGTCGTCGACGTCCTGGGGGCCACGAACACGAAGTGA
- a CDS encoding DEAD/DEAH box helicase — protein MVGGQADEQLSPAERYAAYRASRQHPVLADFRSHHDFALDDFQVRACEEVEDGRGVLVAAPTGSGKTIVGEFAIHLALATGRKAFYTTPIKALSNQKYADLVKRYGAEQVGLLTGDNVVNSEAPVVVMTTEVLRNMLYAGSRTLLGLGFVVMDEVHYLADRMRGAVWEEVIIHLPESVALVSLSATVSNAEEFGEWLETVRGETTTIVEERRPVPLFQHVMVGRRLHDLFADSDVDAAAGFVKEGAPVNGELLRIARDDWSSSRLMRDRRSPRKGKPGSSKNPRQVGNGRRVWIPSRVDVIERLERDGLLPAIVFVFSRVGCDAAVQQCLDANLRLTSPEERETVRAFVEERCRHLPDEDLQVLGYHEFLDALTRGVAAHHAGMLPTFKEVVEELYQRGLIRCVFATETLALGINMPARTVVIEKMTKWNGETHADITPGEYTQLTGRAGRRGLDVEGHAVVLWQPGTDPRQLAGLASTRTYPLRSSFRPSYNMAVNLVHQFGRERSRELLEQSFAQFQADRAVVGLARQLRKSEDALEGYREAATCHLGDFMEYAALRRRITDVEKGAARARRADRREEALRSLTRLKVGDVVAVPAGKFAGLAVVVDPGLSGDEPRPYVVTADRQARRLNALDFPSPVEALARVKVPRSFNGRNPQMRRDLAAALREATHGLGPVRRPDRAGRGDATAPTAEDREVAELRARLKAHPCHDCPDREDHARWAERWHKLERDAGTLKRRVESRTNTVARQFDRVCEVLERLDYLDGDEVTARGRHLSRIYTDMDLVAAEALRSGTWADLTPAELAAALSVLVFEARRPDDASLPRVPGGAVQAAIAETVRIWADLDALEKEHRLDYLREPDLGFAWAAWRWAEGDELDDVLRVTDLAAGDFVRWVKQLLDLADQVADAAGSLGDAALRETARTASRALRRGVVAYSSLAD, from the coding sequence ATGGTGGGCGGACAGGCCGACGAGCAGCTCTCACCGGCCGAGCGCTACGCGGCGTACCGGGCCTCGCGCCAGCACCCGGTGCTGGCCGACTTCCGCAGCCACCACGACTTCGCCCTCGACGACTTCCAGGTGCGCGCCTGCGAGGAGGTCGAGGACGGCCGCGGCGTGCTCGTGGCGGCACCGACCGGCTCCGGCAAGACGATCGTCGGCGAGTTCGCGATCCACCTCGCGCTCGCGACCGGGCGCAAGGCCTTCTACACGACGCCGATCAAGGCCCTGTCGAACCAGAAGTACGCCGACCTGGTCAAGCGCTACGGCGCCGAGCAGGTCGGGCTGCTCACCGGCGACAACGTCGTCAACTCCGAGGCACCGGTCGTCGTCATGACCACCGAGGTGCTGCGCAACATGCTGTACGCCGGCTCCCGGACGCTGCTGGGCCTCGGCTTCGTGGTGATGGACGAGGTGCACTACCTGGCCGACCGCATGCGCGGCGCGGTGTGGGAGGAGGTCATCATCCACCTGCCCGAGTCGGTGGCGCTGGTGTCGCTCTCGGCGACGGTCTCGAATGCCGAGGAGTTCGGCGAGTGGCTCGAGACGGTGCGCGGCGAGACCACCACGATCGTCGAGGAGCGCCGACCCGTGCCGCTCTTCCAGCACGTGATGGTGGGCCGTCGCCTGCACGACCTCTTCGCCGACTCCGACGTCGACGCGGCGGCGGGGTTCGTGAAGGAGGGGGCGCCCGTCAACGGCGAGCTGCTGCGCATCGCGCGCGACGACTGGTCCAGCAGCAGGCTGATGCGCGACCGGCGCTCGCCGCGCAAGGGCAAGCCGGGCTCGTCGAAGAACCCCCGCCAGGTCGGCAACGGCCGCCGGGTGTGGATCCCGAGCCGCGTGGACGTCATCGAGCGCCTCGAGCGCGACGGCCTGCTGCCCGCGATCGTCTTCGTCTTCAGCCGCGTCGGTTGCGACGCCGCGGTGCAGCAGTGCCTCGACGCCAACCTGCGGCTCACCTCTCCCGAGGAGCGCGAGACCGTCCGCGCCTTCGTCGAGGAGCGGTGCCGCCACCTGCCCGACGAGGACCTGCAGGTGCTCGGCTACCACGAGTTCCTCGACGCGCTGACCCGCGGCGTGGCGGCCCACCACGCCGGCATGCTCCCGACCTTCAAGGAAGTCGTCGAGGAGCTCTACCAGCGCGGTCTCATCCGCTGCGTCTTCGCCACCGAGACCCTGGCGCTCGGCATCAACATGCCGGCGCGCACCGTGGTGATCGAGAAGATGACGAAGTGGAACGGTGAGACGCACGCCGACATCACGCCGGGGGAGTACACCCAGCTCACCGGCCGCGCCGGTCGCCGCGGGCTCGACGTGGAGGGCCACGCGGTCGTGCTGTGGCAGCCGGGCACCGACCCCCGCCAGCTCGCGGGCCTCGCCTCGACCCGCACCTACCCGCTCCGCTCGTCCTTCCGGCCGTCCTACAACATGGCGGTCAACCTCGTGCACCAGTTCGGCCGCGAGCGCTCCCGCGAGCTGCTCGAGCAGTCGTTCGCGCAGTTCCAGGCCGACCGGGCGGTGGTGGGGCTCGCGCGGCAGCTGCGCAAGAGCGAGGACGCGCTCGAGGGCTACCGCGAGGCCGCGACGTGCCACCTCGGCGACTTCATGGAGTACGCCGCGCTCCGTCGTCGCATCACCGACGTCGAGAAGGGCGCGGCCCGGGCACGGAGGGCCGACCGTCGCGAGGAGGCGCTGCGCTCGCTGACCCGGCTCAAGGTCGGCGACGTCGTGGCGGTGCCCGCGGGCAAGTTCGCCGGCCTCGCCGTCGTCGTCGACCCGGGGCTGAGCGGTGACGAGCCCCGTCCCTACGTCGTCACCGCCGACCGGCAGGCCCGCCGGCTCAACGCCCTCGACTTCCCCTCGCCGGTCGAGGCGCTCGCCCGGGTCAAGGTGCCGCGGTCCTTCAACGGCCGCAACCCGCAGATGCGCCGCGACCTCGCGGCCGCACTGCGCGAGGCCACCCACGGCCTCGGGCCGGTCAGGCGTCCCGACAGGGCCGGGCGCGGTGACGCCACGGCGCCGACCGCCGAGGACCGGGAGGTGGCGGAGCTGCGGGCCCGCCTGAAGGCCCACCCGTGCCACGACTGCCCCGACCGCGAGGACCACGCCCGCTGGGCCGAGCGGTGGCACAAGCTCGAGCGCGACGCCGGCACGCTGAAGCGGCGGGTCGAGTCGCGCACCAACACGGTCGCGCGGCAGTTCGACCGGGTCTGCGAGGTCCTCGAGCGGCTCGACTACCTCGACGGCGACGAGGTGACGGCGCGCGGGCGACACCTCAGCCGCATCTACACCGACATGGACCTCGTCGCCGCCGAGGCACTGCGCTCCGGCACCTGGGCGGACCTCACCCCGGCCGAGCTGGCCGCGGCGCTCTCGGTGCTGGTGTTCGAGGCCCGCCGGCCCGACGACGCCTCGCTCCCGCGGGTGCCCGGCGGGGCGGTGCAGGCCGCGATCGCCGAGACGGTGCGGATCTGGGCCGACCTCGACGCGCTCGAGAAGGAGCACCGGCTCGACTACCTGCGCGAGCCCGACCTCGGCTTCGCCTGGGCGGCCTGGCGGTGGGCGGAGGGCGACGAGCTCGACGACGTGCTGCGCGTCACCGACCTCGCGGCGGGCGACTTCGTGCGGTGGGTCAAGCAGCTGCTCGACCTCGCCGACCAGGTCGCCGACGCCGCCGGCTCGCTCGGCGACGCCGCGCTGCGGGAGACCGCCCGCACCGCCTCGCGTGCCCTGCGCCGCGGTGTCGTGGCCTACTCGTCCCTCGCCGACTGA
- a CDS encoding diacylglycerol kinase, with product MTGRWREAALLINPTAGKGRGAVAGRLAAARLRDAGLVVTELVGRDGDEALDLARAAVERGVDSLVACGGDGLVHLAVQAVARSATPLGVVPAGTGNDVARYLDLPRRDPVAAADRVVARRTRTLDLARCGHRWFTTVLAAGFDAVVNERANAMVWPRGQMRYNLATLAELRTLAPRPYVLDLDGEVRHVEATLVAVGNGSSFGGGLRITEGALLDDGLLDVVVVRPLTRRRLVAAYPRLFRGTVAGLAEHEHHRVRTVTVAAPGIVAYADGERFGALPLTVAADPGALTVYA from the coding sequence GTGACCGGTCGCTGGCGCGAGGCCGCGCTCCTGATCAACCCCACGGCCGGCAAGGGCCGCGGTGCCGTGGCGGGCAGGCTGGCGGCCGCCCGTCTGCGCGACGCCGGGCTGGTCGTCACCGAGCTCGTCGGCCGCGACGGCGACGAGGCGCTCGACCTCGCCCGCGCCGCGGTCGAGCGCGGCGTCGACTCGCTCGTCGCCTGCGGTGGCGACGGGCTCGTGCACCTCGCGGTGCAGGCCGTCGCCCGCAGCGCGACGCCGCTCGGCGTGGTGCCGGCCGGCACCGGCAACGACGTGGCGCGCTACCTCGACCTGCCGCGTCGCGACCCGGTCGCCGCCGCCGACCGCGTGGTGGCGCGACGCACGCGCACCCTCGACCTCGCCCGCTGCGGGCACCGCTGGTTCACGACCGTGCTCGCGGCCGGCTTCGACGCCGTGGTCAACGAGCGCGCCAACGCGATGGTCTGGCCGCGTGGGCAGATGCGCTACAACCTGGCCACGCTCGCCGAGCTGCGGACGCTGGCGCCGCGGCCCTACGTGCTCGACCTCGACGGCGAGGTCCGCCACGTCGAGGCCACCCTCGTCGCGGTCGGCAACGGGTCGTCCTTCGGCGGCGGCCTGCGCATCACCGAGGGTGCACTGCTCGACGACGGGCTGCTCGACGTGGTGGTCGTGCGCCCCCTGACGCGACGACGCCTCGTCGCGGCGTACCCGCGGCTCTTCCGGGGCACCGTGGCGGGGCTCGCGGAGCACGAGCACCACCGGGTCCGTACGGTGACAGTGGCGGCGCCCGGCATCGTCGCCTACGCCGACGGTGAGCGCTTCGGTGCGCTGCCCCTCACGGTGGCGGCGGACCCGGGCGCGCTGACGGTCTACGCGTGA
- the tatA gene encoding Sec-independent protein translocase subunit TatA: MADLLVTPLVALPGGWELVLIVLVIVLLFGAKKLPELARNTGRSLRIFKAETKGLMDDDDDEDEAPKATSPRALDAPGAPASPHGDPLRPSAAEEQVGERRDGAAG; this comes from the coding sequence ATGGCTGACCTGCTCGTGACCCCGCTCGTCGCCCTGCCCGGCGGCTGGGAGCTCGTGCTCATCGTGCTCGTCATCGTGCTGCTCTTCGGGGCCAAGAAGCTGCCCGAGCTCGCCCGCAACACCGGTCGCTCGCTGCGCATCTTCAAGGCCGAGACCAAGGGCCTGATGGACGACGACGACGACGAGGACGAGGCGCCCAAGGCCACCTCGCCGCGCGCGCTCGACGCCCCGGGCGCGCCCGCATCGCCGCACGGCGACCCGCTGCGGCCGAGCGCCGCGGAGGAGCAGGTCGGTGAGCGCCGCGACGGCGCCGCCGGCTGA
- a CDS encoding WYL domain-containing protein, whose product MSAGARDQVARLLTLVPWLHRTGEVHLDDAAAALGTTPEQLLKDLKVLLMCGLPGGYPDDLIDVDLDALEDGGDGVVRIGNADYLARPLRLSATEASALVVALRAVRAGADERTLEVVDRTLAKLEAAAAEGSAPAVLLDGEGDDHAPLDPALGARVAEAAANGRQVRLTYWTPSRDEVSERTVDPRGVVRHGGHAYLDAWCHAAEAPRLFRLDRVRDAAVLDAPVVSEPVPPRDLEAEGLFATSPEAPTVTLRLAPRAQWVPEYYPVEAVRPQADGTLEVDLVVADPRWLDRLVLRLAPHARVVGPQEFTRSSTAAAAETLRLYG is encoded by the coding sequence GTGAGCGCGGGCGCCCGCGACCAGGTCGCCCGGCTGCTGACGCTGGTGCCGTGGCTGCACCGCACCGGCGAGGTGCACCTCGACGACGCCGCCGCCGCGCTCGGCACGACACCCGAGCAGCTGCTGAAGGACCTCAAGGTGCTGCTCATGTGCGGCCTGCCGGGCGGCTACCCCGACGACCTCATCGACGTGGACCTCGACGCGCTGGAGGACGGCGGTGACGGCGTCGTGCGCATCGGCAACGCCGACTACCTCGCCCGCCCGCTGAGGCTCTCGGCGACCGAGGCGTCCGCCCTCGTGGTCGCCCTGCGTGCCGTGCGTGCCGGCGCCGACGAGCGGACCCTCGAGGTCGTCGACCGCACGCTGGCCAAGCTGGAGGCCGCGGCGGCCGAGGGCAGCGCCCCCGCGGTGCTGCTCGACGGGGAGGGCGACGACCACGCCCCGCTCGACCCGGCGCTCGGGGCGCGGGTCGCCGAGGCGGCGGCGAACGGACGCCAGGTGCGCCTGACCTACTGGACGCCCTCGCGCGACGAGGTCTCCGAGCGCACCGTCGACCCGCGCGGCGTGGTGCGCCACGGCGGGCACGCCTACCTCGACGCCTGGTGCCACGCGGCGGAGGCCCCCCGGCTCTTCCGGCTCGACCGGGTGCGCGACGCCGCCGTGCTCGACGCGCCGGTGGTGAGCGAGCCGGTCCCGCCGCGCGACCTCGAGGCCGAGGGGCTCTTCGCGACGTCTCCCGAGGCGCCGACGGTGACGCTGCGGCTCGCGCCGCGCGCCCAGTGGGTGCCGGAGTACTACCCCGTCGAGGCCGTCCGCCCGCAGGCCGACGGCACGCTCGAGGTCGACCTCGTCGTGGCCGACCCGCGCTGGCTCGACCGGCTCGTGCTGCGGCTCGCGCCGCACGCGCGGGTGGTCGGTCCGCAGGAGTTCACCCGCTCGTCGACCGCCGCTGCCGCCGAGACGCTCCGGCTCTACGGGTGA
- a CDS encoding WYL domain-containing protein — MSKSERLLNLLIMLLVQRRYLTKSRIRAILYPEASEVAFERMFDRDKEELRSLGVPIEVGQLDPLFDDEPGYRIRADELGLPPVELEPDEAAVVGVATKVWEHARMARATSDAVAKLRAAGVPVDTGALDLVEPRLSADEPAFDVFWEAAQERREVVFDYARPGHPPSTRHLQPWGVARFSGRWYAVGLDTDRGEERVFRLSRVVGEARAVGDPAAYDVPPGTDVAAIARRLGAPSGSGEAVLLVRAGAGHALRRTATVVEAGVTGPDGSAGWDRLRLPRTDVADEVLAHGPDVVVEEPATLRDDVVARLRALLGEPGGHDRQGTTA, encoded by the coding sequence GTGAGCAAGAGCGAGCGGCTGCTCAACCTGCTCATCATGCTGCTGGTGCAGCGGCGCTACCTCACCAAGAGCCGGATCCGCGCGATCCTCTACCCCGAGGCCAGCGAGGTCGCCTTCGAGCGGATGTTCGACCGCGACAAGGAGGAGCTGCGCAGCCTCGGGGTGCCGATCGAGGTCGGGCAGCTCGACCCGCTCTTCGACGACGAGCCCGGCTACCGCATCCGCGCCGACGAGCTCGGCCTGCCCCCGGTCGAGCTCGAGCCCGACGAGGCCGCGGTGGTCGGGGTCGCGACGAAGGTGTGGGAGCACGCCCGCATGGCGCGGGCGACCTCCGACGCGGTCGCCAAGCTGCGGGCGGCGGGGGTGCCGGTCGACACCGGCGCGCTCGACCTCGTCGAGCCGAGGCTCAGCGCCGATGAGCCGGCCTTCGACGTCTTCTGGGAGGCGGCGCAGGAGCGGCGCGAGGTCGTCTTCGACTACGCCCGCCCCGGACACCCCCCGAGCACGCGCCACCTGCAGCCGTGGGGAGTCGCGCGGTTCTCCGGCCGGTGGTACGCCGTGGGCCTCGACACCGACCGCGGCGAGGAGCGGGTCTTCCGCCTCTCGCGGGTCGTCGGCGAGGCGCGCGCCGTGGGCGACCCCGCGGCGTACGACGTGCCGCCGGGCACCGACGTGGCCGCGATCGCGCGGCGCCTCGGCGCCCCCTCCGGCTCGGGCGAGGCCGTGCTCCTGGTCCGCGCGGGCGCGGGCCACGCGCTGCGGCGCACCGCCACGGTCGTCGAGGCCGGCGTGACCGGTCCCGACGGGTCCGCCGGGTGGGACCGGCTGCGGCTGCCGCGCACCGACGTCGCCGACGAGGTGCTGGCGCACGGACCCGACGTCGTCGTCGAGGAGCCCGCCACCCTGCGCGACGACGTCGTGGCGCGGCTCCGGGCGCTGCTGGGCGAGCCGGGCGGGCACGACCGGCAGGGGACGACGGCGTGA
- the tatC gene encoding twin-arginine translocase subunit TatC: MSWTSGLVKLFAGTPQHPVGPDGKMALSDHLRELRARILKIALVLLASLVVSLFFYDRIYDFLSQPYEQAVAALPEGTQSEGTVGGVGGPLLLYLKLCGVVAVVASSPLWLYQIWAFVLPGLHPHERKWTRVFAAIAGPLFISGVVVGYLTLPKGIEVLIGFTPENLTNLVDFGYYLSFMTRTLLVFGVAFEIPVFIILLNLAGVVRASSLAAYRPWWVIGIFLFAAIATPSTDPFTMIFLAVPMIVLFFISEGVARVVDRRRDAQAAEEAWDDDEVSPL, translated from the coding sequence GTGTCCTGGACCTCCGGCCTGGTCAAGCTCTTCGCCGGCACCCCGCAGCACCCCGTCGGTCCCGACGGCAAGATGGCGCTCTCGGACCACCTGCGCGAGCTGCGCGCGCGCATCCTCAAGATCGCCCTCGTGCTCCTGGCGAGCCTGGTCGTCTCGCTGTTCTTCTACGACCGGATCTACGACTTCCTCTCCCAGCCCTACGAGCAGGCCGTCGCGGCTCTGCCCGAGGGCACGCAGTCGGAGGGCACGGTCGGCGGCGTCGGGGGCCCGCTGCTGCTCTACCTCAAGCTGTGCGGCGTCGTGGCGGTGGTGGCGTCGAGCCCGCTGTGGCTCTACCAGATCTGGGCCTTCGTGCTGCCCGGCCTGCACCCGCACGAGCGGAAGTGGACGCGGGTCTTCGCCGCGATCGCGGGACCGCTGTTCATCTCCGGCGTCGTCGTCGGCTACCTCACCTTGCCCAAGGGCATCGAGGTGCTCATCGGCTTCACCCCGGAGAACCTCACCAACCTCGTCGACTTCGGCTACTACCTGTCGTTCATGACCCGCACGCTGCTGGTCTTCGGCGTCGCCTTCGAGATCCCCGTCTTCATCATCCTGCTCAACCTCGCCGGGGTGGTGCGGGCCAGCAGCCTCGCGGCCTACCGGCCGTGGTGGGTCATCGGCATCTTCCTCTTCGCGGCGATCGCGACGCCCTCGACCGACCCCTTCACCATGATCTTCCTGGCCGTGCCGATGATCGTGCTCTTCTTCATCTCCGAGGGCGTCGCCCGCGTCGTCGACCGCCGGCGCGACGCCCAGGCGGCCGAGGAGGCCTGGGACGACGACGAGGTCTCGCCCCTGTGA